DNA from Brevibacterium sp. 'Marine':
ACGGATCGAACCTCCCCGAGGCGGCCTTCCCGACGGTCTCGGACACGGAGTCGCGCAGCTGCCGCAGGCTCATCTCGCCGGCCCCGTGGACGACGGGGACCATGAGCCCGCGCGGGGTCTGCGCGGCCAGGCCGAGGTTGATGTCGCCGTGGGTGACGATCTCACCGGCGGCCGTATCGATCGACGAGTTGATGATCGGGTACTTCTTCAGACCGGCCACGACGAAGCGGGCGACGAGCGAGAGCAGCGAATACTTCTCACCCGTGCGGGCCTCGAGCGCCTTCTTCGTCGCCAGCAGCTCGGTGGCGTCGACGTCGAGCCAGATAGTCGCTTCGGGGATTTCCTGCCGCGACTTCGTGAGGCGTTCGGACACGACCTTCCGCAGCCCCGTGATCGGGGTGCGGGTATCGCGGTCGCTCTGGTCGGAGCTCGCAGCAGTCGAAGGTGCCTTCGCCGGTGACGTCCCCGCGGGGACGTGGGCAGCGGCACCTGCCCCGGACTCGATCGCGGCCGTGACATCAGCCCTGGTCACGACCCCGCCGGGGCCCGTGCCGGGCAGGCTCTTGGCACTGATGCCGTGATCCTTCGCGAGCTTGCGCACGAGGGGAGACGACACAGGGGAGACGTGGTCGCTAGCAGCCGCCGATGGGGCTTCTGCCGGCGGCTGCGGAGGAGCATCTGGAATGACGGTCGGAACAGCGGGCGCCGCAGTCGGTGCGGCGGTAGATGTCGCAGCCGGTGTGGCCGCGTGCTTGCCGCCGAATGAGCGCTTCTTCGCCGGCCGGGTCTTCGGCTCCGAAGTGCCGTAGCCGATGAGGTTCGCGCCGCTGGAGTTCTCCGTCGACGAGCCGGATTGGCTCACGCTCGCAGGCGTCCCGCCGTCACCCTCGTCACCCGCACCCATCTCGGCCCCCGCCTCGGCGACGGTGAGCAGGGCCTGACCTGCGCTGACGGTGTCCCCGGCGTTCGCGTGAAGGCTGACGACCCGCCCGGCGTACGGGCAGGGGAGCTCGACGACGGACTTCGCGGACTCGACCTCGACGACCATCTGATCGACGTGGACCTCGTCCCCGATCTCGACCTTCCAGGAGATCAGCTCCGCCTCGGTGAGCCCTTCGCCGAGGTCGGGGAGGATGAACTCTCGCGTACCCGTATTCACGTCAGCACTCATCACAGCTCCCAATCCCAGGACTCGAGCGCATCGAGTACGCGTTCGACGGTCGGCAAGTAGAACTCCTCGAGCTTCGGCGACGGATAGGGCACATCGAATCCGGCGACCCGCAGGATCGGGGCCGACAGATGGGTGAAGTTGCGTTCGGTGAGGCGGGCGGCCACCTCGGCGCCGTAGCCGCCGAACTGCGCGGCCTCATGGATGATCGCCGCGCGCGAGGTCTTGCGCACCGATGCGGACACCGTCTCATCGTCGAACGGCGAGAGCGTGCGCAGGTCGATGACCTCGATGGACAGTCCGTGCTCGGCTCCGGCCTCAGCAGAATCCAGTGCCGTCCGCACGGTCGGACCATAAGCGAGCAGAGTGGCGTCGGTGCCCTCGCGGATGACCTGCGCCCGATTCATCGGCGCCGTCGTCACAGGCAGGGACAGCATCTCCTTCATCCAATACCGCGACTTCGGCTCCATGAATACGACCGGGTCGTCAGAGGCGATCGACTCGCGCAGCAGCGAATACGCATCGGCCGGATTCGACGGCGTGACGACGGTCAGCCCCGGCGTCGACGTCCAATAGACTTCCGAAGAATCCGAGTGATGCTCGACTCCGCCGATGTCGCCGGCATAGGGGATCCGGATCGTGATCGGCAGGCTGACCCGGCCCTTCGTCCGGTTCCGCATCTTCGCCACGTGGGAGACGATCTGTTCGAAAGCAGGGTAGGCGTAGGCGTCGAACTGCATCTCGACGACAGGTCGCATCCCGTTCATCGCCATGCCGATTGCGGTGCCGATGATGCCGGACTCCGCAAGCGGGGAATCCCAGACGCGGTTCGACCCGAATTCGGCCCGCAGACCTTCGGTGACACGGAAGACCCCGCCGAGGCGGCCGACATCCTCACCGAAGACGAGCACGGTGTCGTCGTCGGCCAGGGAATCGCGCAGCGCCTGGTTGAGTGCCTTCGTCATCGTCACCGAGGACGGGGCGGGGGCGGATGTCGCCTCGGGTGCCGTGACGCTCATGCGCGGCCTGCCGCTGCGAGTTCGGCTTCGACGACCTGCTGCTGTTCGGCAAGGGCCGTGCGCGGGGTCGCATAGACGTGGGCGAAGAGTTCGCGCGGGTCGATCTCGGCCTCTTGGTTCATGGCCTCGCGGACGGACGCGGCCAGGGTCTCAGCCGCCTCGGCGACCTCGGCGACCTTCGCATCGTCAAGGGCCTCGGACTGGCGCAGATACTTCTCGAGACGGTCGATGGGATCGAACTGCTTCCAGTGCTCGACCTCTTCGGAGTCGCGGTACTTCGTCGGATCGTCGGAGTTCGTGTGCGATTCCATCCGGTAGGTGAGGCACTCGATGAGGGTCGGACCGTCTCCGTTCCGACCGCGCGCCAGCGCCGCGGAGACGGCGGCGAACACGGCGGCGACGTCATTGCCGTCGACGCGCAGGCCGGGCATTCCGTAGCCGGCGGCCCGGTCGGCGAGCATCGTCGCGTTCGTCTGCTCCCGCAGGGGAGTGGAGATCGCGTACTGGTTGTTCTGCAGGACGAACACCGTCGGGGTCTGCCACACGGAGGCGAAGTTGAAGGCCTCGTGGGTATCGCCTTCACTGCTGGCGCCGTCGCCGAGGAAGGTCAGAGTCGCGGCGTCCTCGCCCTTGAGCTTCGCGGCCATCGCGAATCCCGTGGCGTGCAGAGTCTGCGTCGCCAGCGGTGTCGCCGAAGGTGAGGCGTGATATTCCTGCGGATCGAAACCGCAGTGCCAGTCCCCGCGGAAGGCGGCGA
Protein-coding regions in this window:
- a CDS encoding alpha-ketoacid dehydrogenase subunit beta; the encoded protein is MSVTAPEATSAPAPSSVTMTKALNQALRDSLADDDTVLVFGEDVGRLGGVFRVTEGLRAEFGSNRVWDSPLAESGIIGTAIGMAMNGMRPVVEMQFDAYAYPAFEQIVSHVAKMRNRTKGRVSLPITIRIPYAGDIGGVEHHSDSSEVYWTSTPGLTVVTPSNPADAYSLLRESIASDDPVVFMEPKSRYWMKEMLSLPVTTAPMNRAQVIREGTDATLLAYGPTVRTALDSAEAGAEHGLSIEVIDLRTLSPFDDETVSASVRKTSRAAIIHEAAQFGGYGAEVAARLTERNFTHLSAPILRVAGFDVPYPSPKLEEFYLPTVERVLDALESWDWEL
- the pdhA gene encoding pyruvate dehydrogenase (acetyl-transferring) E1 component subunit alpha, which encodes MTIDVPTTGRSLPQLQPISFIGADGRLTDTPTEGLRIPSDATLTGLYRQMVLVRRFEAQVTHLTRQGRLATYPSAAGQEAAEVGATTALAPNDWLFPTYRDSAALLTRGVPVAEILAAFRGDWHCGFDPQEYHASPSATPLATQTLHATGFAMAAKLKGEDAATLTFLGDGASSEGDTHEAFNFASVWQTPTVFVLQNNQYAISTPLREQTNATMLADRAAGYGMPGLRVDGNDVAAVFAAVSAALARGRNGDGPTLIECLTYRMESHTNSDDPTKYRDSEEVEHWKQFDPIDRLEKYLRQSEALDDAKVAEVAEAAETLAASVREAMNQEAEIDPRELFAHVYATPRTALAEQQQVVEAELAAAGRA
- a CDS encoding dihydrolipoamide acetyltransferase family protein, which codes for MSADVNTGTREFILPDLGEGLTEAELISWKVEIGDEVHVDQMVVEVESAKSVVELPCPYAGRVVSLHANAGDTVSAGQALLTVAEAGAEMGAGDEGDGGTPASVSQSGSSTENSSGANLIGYGTSEPKTRPAKKRSFGGKHAATPAATSTAAPTAAPAVPTVIPDAPPQPPAEAPSAAASDHVSPVSSPLVRKLAKDHGISAKSLPGTGPGGVVTRADVTAAIESGAGAAAHVPAGTSPAKAPSTAASSDQSDRDTRTPITGLRKVVSERLTKSRQEIPEATIWLDVDATELLATKKALEARTGEKYSLLSLVARFVVAGLKKYPIINSSIDTAAGEIVTHGDINLGLAAQTPRGLMVPVVHGAGEMSLRQLRDSVSETVGKAASGRFDPSELTGGTFTLNNYGIFGVDGSAPIINLPEVAMLGLGRIKDRPWVVDGELTVRKVMYLSFVFDHRACDGQEPSEFLTFVADCIENPVSLLPEL